A single window of Micrococcaceae bacterium Sec5.1 DNA harbors:
- a CDS encoding SDR family NAD(P)-dependent oxidoreductase, with protein MELKDTTVLVTGAASGLGAATVDALIARGAAVVGIDLPSSIEQASSKNGLTYVAADVTNEDEVRAALDAVGNGVLRLAVNCAGIGPARRILSSKGTHDLATFQRTININLVGTFNVMRLAAEKMCEKSADENGQRGLIVNTASVAAFEGQIGQIAYSASKGGVAAMTIVAARDLARSGIRVNTIAPGIVDTPMLATVADEYRARLAAGVPFPGRLARPDEFAQLVMMLAEHDYINGETVRMDGALRMAPQ; from the coding sequence GTGGAACTGAAAGACACAACAGTGCTGGTGACGGGAGCTGCATCCGGACTGGGTGCGGCAACTGTCGATGCCCTCATCGCGAGAGGCGCCGCCGTGGTGGGCATCGATCTGCCTTCCTCTATCGAACAGGCTTCCAGCAAGAATGGACTGACATACGTAGCCGCGGATGTAACAAACGAGGATGAGGTGAGAGCGGCGCTCGATGCAGTCGGAAATGGCGTTCTGCGCCTTGCTGTCAATTGCGCGGGGATCGGGCCGGCTCGTCGGATCCTGTCATCCAAAGGCACCCACGATCTGGCGACATTTCAGCGAACAATCAATATCAACCTCGTTGGCACGTTCAATGTGATGCGCCTCGCGGCCGAGAAAATGTGCGAAAAGTCTGCGGATGAAAATGGCCAGCGTGGCCTCATCGTCAACACCGCGTCCGTTGCGGCGTTCGAAGGTCAAATCGGACAGATCGCATACTCAGCATCCAAGGGCGGAGTGGCCGCGATGACGATCGTGGCGGCTCGAGACCTTGCACGATCGGGAATCCGGGTGAACACGATAGCCCCCGGAATAGTAGACACTCCGATGCTGGCTACCGTGGCTGACGAGTACAGGGCGCGGCTGGCCGCGGGAGTTCCGTTCCCCGGGCGGCTCGCGCGACCTGACGAGTTTGCGCAACTCGTCATGATGCTCGCCGAGCACGACTACATCAACGGCGAAACGGTGCGCATGGACGGAGCACTCCGCATGGCGCCTCAGTAG